A window from Malassezia restricta chromosome I, complete sequence encodes these proteins:
- a CDS encoding vacuolar protein sorting-associated protein 16 has protein sequence MSEWHRLGEAYYRRTVLYDLAWSTSHLDGFMVAMSMDAGLIALTRDPHQLVAVSDNAFDHNIQIFTGAGQLFEILRWDVTARIVAIGFTWHDELVVVSDDGQVRLYTWLVPTYQQDTPCLEATPTSYYHAFSLGDEAAEYGIARVLIQPRRLWALLRNGMVVDASFSHTDVWPDEAPTLDVHVIPPLCTSKPHLCAWAPNHQQLLLCTDTGAWALEQEHSYASLPVTQPILGASYSLQGKYVAWLDEHQQLHVDTADFSRQLRTYDLRTSQAYQAAPMALRAGPLLDDDSLFGQKLDKGGLGGSGVYAMAWCKDNAVALAMYEHILLLGPYEEPLVFHVRGIPHIYSSPDGLHVVHIDAHEHMALAEAPTLAALRPGSTHTAAILLDASRMAQQHSPQAYEAVRAIQDSLEEAVQACIEAATLEWHASTQQALLQAALFGRTFLDTYDPARMLQVSSMLRILHAVRSPSIGIPAAYDESVSLILYRLASRNQHKLAVQICTFLGIRADPVLKHWLRAKVARARPIRGNEQLAHVIMDKFQAASAVNYADMARCAWQAGHPKIATLLLEREVRAREQIPLLLHMREHRLALHKAVESGDTDLVFQVLFALQRTLARGALFRTVQSLVWTESSPTPWAMGLCPPATPTYTDLAPHLLVSYARDQDPGMLHDFFYQDDRHADMALMCMDEAQRMDVSSRAEALRRAQRHFDEDRTCAWPARLTGEACSLLGLQAAIKSEGGGDLEGASLYATILACLENPALEYRAEKLQHTFSVPSSRYYGLRVRAYIKTRNIHALTRLVSSQKPPHGYVYIVRALLQAGLVDAACTFVAKGASDRSSKHRLLAYIERGPHPPSVREALQGALP, from the coding sequence ATGTCGGAATGGCACCGACTCGGTGAGGCATACTACCGCCGAACCGTGCTGTATGACCTTGCATGGTCGACCAGCCATTTGGATGGATTCATGGTGGCCATGTCAATGGACGCCGGGCTCATTGCCTTGACTCGTGATCCGCACCAGCTTGTTGCGGTCAGTGACAATGCGTTCGATCACAACATCCAGATATTCACCGGCGCGGGCCAGCTTTTCGAGATATTGCGATGGGATGTGACGGCACGTATCGTGGCTATCGGATTTACTtggcacgacgagctcgtaGTCGTTTCAGATGATGGACAAGTGCGGCTGTACACGTGGCTCGTCCCAACCTACCAGCAGGACACGCCGTGCCTCGAGGCGACCCCGACGTCTTATTATCATGCGTTTTCACtcggcgacgaggcggctGAATACGGGATCGCTCGCGTCCTCATCCAACCACGTCGACTATGGGCACTTCTTCGGAATGGTATGGTCGTGGACGCGTCTTTCTCTCACACAGATGTGTGGcccgacgaggcgcccacgCTGGATGTGCATGTGATCCCGCCACTGTGCACATCCAAGCCGCATCTCTGTGCGTGGGCGCCCAACCACCAGCAACTTCTTTTATGCACAGACACAGGTGCCTGggcgctggagcaggaGCACTCGTACGCGTCCCTGCCCGTTACGCAGCCCATACTCGGTGCCAGCTACAGCCTGCAGGGCAAATACGTCGCATGGCTGGATGAgcatcagcagctgcatgtggACACAGCTGACTTTTCGCGAcagctgcgcacgtacgATCTTCGAACGTCACAAGCGTACCAGGCGGCTCCGatggcgctgcgtgcggGACCCCTTCTCGATGACGACAGCTTGTTCGGCCAAAAGCTCGATAAaggcggcctcggcggATCAGGCGTCTATGCCATGGCATGGTGCAAGGACAATGCTGTAGCACTTGCTATGTATGAGCACATACTCTTGCTGGGACCGTATGAAGAGCCCTTGGTATTCCATGTGCGTGGCATTCCCCATATTTACAGCAGCCCCGATGGTCTGCATGTGGTGCACATCGATGCACATGAGCATATGGCACTGGCTGAGGCTCCGACATTGGCCGCACTTCGGCCTGGCTCGACACACACCGCGGCTATACTCCTCGATGCGTCCCGAATGGCTCAGCAGCATAGTCCGCAAGCCTATGAGGCTGTGCGAGCCATCCAAGACAGCCTTGAAGAGGCCGTTCAAGCATGTATCGAGGCCGCGACGCTGGAATGGCATGCATCTACGCAGCAAGCGCTCCTCCAAGCGGCGCTGTTCGGCCGCACCTTCCTTGATACATATGATCCAGCGCGCATGCTTCAAGTGTCTAGCATGTTGCGCATCTTGCATGCGGTACGCAGCCCGTCTATCGGCATTCCTGCTGCGTATGACGAGTCAGTTTCGTTGATCTTATACCGTCTCGCCTCGCGAAACCAACACAAACTCGCGGTGCAAATCTGCACGTTCCTGGGCATCCGTGCTGACCCCGTGCTCAAGCACTggctgcgtgccaaggTGGCACGGGCGCGTCCTATCCGGGGAAATGAGCAACTCGCGCATGTCATCATGGACAAGTTCCAGgcagccagcgccgtgaaCTACGCGGACATGGCGCGATGTGCATGGCAAGCTGGGCATCCAAAGATCGCGACCCTTCTGCTTGAGCGAGAAGTGCGTGCTCGAGAGCAGATCCCATTGCTGCTGCATATGCGGGAGCATCGCCTGGCTCTTCACAAGGCGGTGGAAAGCGGCGACACGGATTTGGTGTTCCAGGTTCTCTTCGCCCTGCAACGCACATTAGCTCGTGGCGCCTTATTCCGTACGGTCCAGTCACTCGTATGGACCGAATCATCACCGACTCCATGGGCCATGGGCCTCTGCCCACCCGCTACGCCTACCTACACCGACTTGGCGCCTCACCTGCTGGTGTCGTATGCACGTGATCAAGATCCAGGGATGCTGCACGACTTTTTCTACCAGGACGACCGGCATGCAGACATGGCGCTCATGTGCATGGATGAGGCTCAGCGCATGGATGTCTCCTCACGAGCCGAGGCTTTGCGACGTGCTCAGCGTCACTTTGATGAGGATCGTAcgtgtgcatggcctgcacGGCTCACCGGCGAGGCATGCTCCCTGCTCGGCCTCCAAGCGGCCATCAAGTCCGAGGGCGGCGGGGACCTGGAAGGCGCGTCTCTCTATGCCACGATTCTGGCGTGCTTAGAGAATCCTGCCTTGGAATATCGCGCCGAAAAGCTTCAGCATACCTTCAGTGTGCCCAGTTCACGATACTATGGCCTGCGTGTGCGAGCCTATATCAAAACGCGCAACATACATGCTCTTACACGCCTGGTGAGCTCGCAAAAGCCACCACATGGCTACGTATATATTGTACGCGCACTCTTACAAGCAGGTCTCGTGGACGCGGCTTGTACTTTTGTCGCGAAGGGTGCTTCTGACAGGTCAAGCAAGCATCGCTTGCTCGCGTATATTGAGCGTGGACCGCACCCACCATCTGTGCGCGAGGCTCTGCAGGGTGCGTTGCCGTAG
- a CDS encoding glutamate--cysteine ligase catalytic subunit, producing MGLLSLGTPLAWEDALSLSEHVRTHGIEQFLSTWRKEQGRQDDALLWGDELEYMVVVLDHEHKTARLSLRQGEILECLNRCCSTELDDIRPDERPTFHPEYGRFMLESTPGKPFGVSVAELLRVEPDMELRRKLARKHLQANEVPMAIVSYPRLGTHDTPFTDPAHAPHGEASHSLFLPDELINKHVRFPTLTANIRKRRGSKVRINVPLFRDVHTPTPFVDPSVPWDRHEFAEDQEAALGAAYTDHIYMDAMGFGMGCCCLQVTFQAPCIDDAKRMYDQFIPLTPLLLAATAASPVYRGYLADVDCRWNVISAAVDDRTLIERGEAPLKEGEPQHNSDSAGRRLRKSRYDSVDSYLTTREWNDVPLEMNERVRQRLLESGVDALLAEHMAHLFVRDPLVIFSENINLDDTRSMDHFENIQSTNWQTMRFKPPPHGGHTGWRVEFRSMEIQLTDFENAAFCIFLVLLSRVIMTMPVDFGMPISLVDVNMQRAQRRDAIHSQRFHFRSSRHTSQTQEYTLADIFHGSPGDNTMPGLLPLVHSYLDSLNMSETERQRLNRYLDLVAMRVDGRLMSTATYIRQFVQQHPAYRRDSVVSDEINYDLLCTLDRIERGECEVPDFMPAWFAAYRRERK from the coding sequence ATGGGGCTGCTGTCGCTCGGCACACCGCTTGCGTGGGAGGACGCGCTCTCTCTGTCAGAACATGTGCGTacgcatggcatcgagcaATTTTTGTCCACATGGCGCAAAGAGCAGGGGCGACAAGACGATGCTTTATTGTGGGGTGACGAGCTCGAATATAtggtcgtcgtgctggatcaCGAGCACAAAACGGCCCGGCTTTCTCTGAGGCAGGGAGAGATCTTAGAGTGCCTGAATCGATGCTGCTCGACAGAACTTGACGATATTCGGCCGGATGAACGGCCCACCTTTCACCCTGAGTATGGTCGCTTCATGTTGGAGAGCACGCCCGGTAAGCCTTTTGGTGTGAGTGTGGCTGAGCTACTCCGCGTCGAGCCCGACATGGAACTGCGTCGCAAATTGGCTCGAAAGCATCTCCAGGCGAATGAGGTACCCATGGCGATTGTATCGTATCCACGACTCGGTACGCACGACACGCCCTTTACAGAtccggcgcatgcgccacatggCGAGGCGAGCCATTCACTTTTCTTGCCGGACGAGCTGATCAACAAGCATGTCCGCTTCCCCACGCTTACAGCCAACATCCGCAAACGCCGCGGCTCCAAAGTGCGTATAAACGTGCCTCTCTTTCGCGATGTACATACCCCCACTCCGTTTGTGGATCCGAGCGTGCCTTGGGACCGTCATGAATTTGCGGAGGATCAGGAAGCGGCTCTCGGCGCGGCATATACCGACCACATCTACATGGACGCGATGGGCTTTGGTATGGGCTGCTGCTGTCTGCAAGTGACATTCCAGGCACCTTGTATCGACGACGCAAAGCGCATGTATGACCAATTCATTCCTCTGACGCCGCTCTTGCTCGCAGCTACGGCGGCAAGCCCCGTGTACCGTGGCTATTTGGCCGACGTTGATTGCCGTTGGAACGTGATTagcgccgccgtcgatgACCGCACCCTGATCGAGCGTGGTGAAGCTCCTCTCAAGGAGGGCGAACCTCAGCATAACTCAGATTCAGCTGGGCGGCGTCTGCGGAAGAGCAGGTACGACTCGGTGGACTCGTACCTAACGACGCGCGAATGGAACGATGTGCCGCTCGAGATGAATGAGCGCGTACGTCAGCGCTTACTTGAAAGTGGCGTTGATGCCCTGTTGGCTGAGCACATGGCACACCTGTTTGTCCGTGATCCCCTTGTGATTTTTTCTGAAAATATCAACCTGGACGATACTCGCTCCATGGACCACTTTGAGAATATCCAGTCGACCAACTGGCAGACGATGCGCTTCAAGCCTCCGCCTCACGGAGGCCATACCGGCTGGCGCGTCGAGTTTCGCTCAATGGAGATTCAGCTCACGGACTTTGAGAATGCAGCGTTCTGTATTTTCCTCGTTCTGCTCTCGCGTGTGATTATGACTATGCCGGTCGATTTTGGCATGCCCATTTCACTGGTGGACGTGAAtatgcagcgcgcgcagcggcgcgatgCAATTCATTCGCAGCGTTTTCATTTCCGCTCGAGTCGGCATACCTCACAGACGCAGGAGTACACGCTCGCTGACATTTTTCATGGTAGCCCAGGCGATAATACGATGCCCGGTTTGCTTCCTCTCGTGCACTCGTACCTCGACTCACTCAACATGTCGGAGACGGAACGCCAGCGCCTGAACAGGTATCTCGATTTGGTCGCCATGCGCGTGGATGGGCGTCTTATGTCGACGGCGACGTACATCCGTCAGtttgtccagcagcacccCGCCTACCGACGCGACTCGGTCGTGAGCGATGAGATCAACTACGATTTGCTGTGCACGCTTGACCGTATTGAGCGTGGTGAGTGCGAGGTACCCGACTTTATGCCGGCATGGTTTGCCGCCTATCGACGCGAGCGTAAGTGA
- a CDS encoding ubiquitin carboxyl-terminal hydrolase 1, which produces MLLLAVAWLIVHSPVVQAADASDIVDIRILLFTLAAASLVLAACIIPILMPWIAPGFDPLRGLLPAHDSPPPLLDAHASVAAQKQRLSSEVPHYAGLVNPSVDCYFNSVVQSLASLTHLARYLDDMAIMSRRWDVATPVTDALLALLVALNTPQARRTTLTPRALRTALQSASPSHGIRTLLSAQQQQDAHEICVLLMETLDAELGAVQQGRSHALRSQTTQGLGLLTAPSILVRGRLRTQLGFDGDHVSNPFRGTLAQRTSCAQCGYMEAVRHFSFTDLDLVVPSSTCTLQQCLASWMELEHIEWVCHRCSLQATLMRIESARDAITEPCSRKQSKQAALLDAQRTTLKRVLCSGAHDSELEATHELDGIELERILSTYATKQIMMARCPPILVLHLNRSSFSLGNFGASKNQARVVFPEYLDMLPFMTGATLSAHPLQPISPSEKAGNAIYRLSAMVAHYGTHNYGHYVSYRRRPCPLDEGPDVWTRVSDDHVQLCSWDEVQVQNPYLLMYERIDNAAPSPLIPARTVHRWDVYTFRRAISAP; this is translated from the coding sequence ATGTTGTTGTTGGCAGTAGCGTGGCTGATTGTGCATTCACCAGTGGTACAAGCTGCAGACGCGTCTGATATTGTAGACATTCGCATTCTGCTCTTTacgctcgctgctgcttcgCTGGTGCTGGCTGCGTGTATCATACCCATCCTGATGCCGTGGATCGCTCCTGGCTTTGATCCACTGCGTGGTCTGTTGCCTGCGCATGACTCGCCACCGCCATTACTTGATGCACATGCAAGTGTTGCCGCACAAAAGCAGAGACTCTCATCTGAAGTGCCTCATTATGCTGGTTTGGTGAACCCAAGCGTTGACTGCTACTTTAACAGCGTAGTGCAAAGTCTCGCGAGTTTGACGCATCTCGCGCGCTATCTCGATGACATGGCAATCATGTCACGTCGCTGGGATGTAGCGACACCTGTGACGGACGCTCTGTTAGCACTTTTAGTCGCGCTAAATACGCCTCAGGCACGACGCACCACCCTCACACCTCGTGCATTACGAACTGCACTACAGTCTGCATCACCATCGCATGGCATACGAACGCTACTTTCAGCACAACAACAGCAAGATGCACATGAAATTTGCGTACTTCTGATGGAGACGCTCGATGCTGAATTGGGTGCTGTGCAGCAGGGTCGCTCGCATGCGTTGCGGTCGCAAACTACGCAAGGTCTCGGGTTGCTTACCGCACCGTCGATCCTGGTCCGAGGCCGTCTACGTACCCAGCTTGGATTTGATGGTGATCATGTCTCAAATCCATTTCGTGGTACGTTGGCACAGCGGACATCGTGTGCTCAGTGTGGCTACATGGAAGCTGTTCGCCATTTTTCGTTTACTGATCTGGATTTGGTGGTACCAAGCTCGACATGTACCCTTCAGCAATGTCTAGCATCGTGGATGGAGCTCGAGCATATAGAGTGGGTATGCCATCGATGCAGCCTACAAGCCAcgctcatgcgcatcgAATCGGCTCGCGATGCCATCACGGAGCCGTGCTCACGGAAGCAGAGCAAGCAGGCAGCTCTCTTGGATGCCCAGCGAACAACACTGAAACGTGTGCTTTGCAGCGGGGCACATGACTCCGAGCTCGAGGCGACACACGAGCTCGATGGTATTGAGTTGGAACGCATACTAAGTACTTATGCCACGAAACAAATCATGATGGCGAGGTGTCCTCCTATTCTTGTCTTGCACCTGAATCGCTCGTCTTTTTCTCTGGGTAATTTCGGGGCCAGCAAAAATCAGGCCCGTGTCGTCTTTCCCGAGTACCTCGACATGCTTCCCTTCATGACAGGCGCAACTCTTTCTGCCCATCCATTACAGCCCATCTCCCCCTCCGAAAAGGCAGGCAACGCCATATACAGACTCAGTGCCATGGTAGCGCACTATGGTACACATAACTATGGACATTACGTCTCCTATCGAAGGCGTCCTTGTCCCTTGGATGAAGGTCCAGACGTGtggacgcgcgtctcggACGATCATGTGCAATTGTGCTCATGGGATGAAGTTCAGGTGCAAAACCCGTACCTGCTCATGTACGAGCGCATAGACaacgcagcgccgtcaCCACTGATACCCGCACGTACCGTGCATCGCTGGGACGTATATACTTTTAGACGCGCCATTTCTGCTCCATAG
- a CDS encoding proteasome maturation protein has translation MTMSSAPSMAIVPPSHASCTKTDAHSTMHPELGVHDTMRHGLRSMRDESAAATMHPIQHRLERWDETQRNWKMAMYRNTFGLGMPMRMMMERKNVAYTPHMPAKHVSNIHLDVLDGRDEVLDPVDFLPSNVTGENRLGSDMHSAMEQKWRV, from the coding sequence ATGACCATGAGCAGTGCGCCATCGATGGCCATTGTCCCGCCATCACACGCATCATGCACCAAAACAGATGCACATTCTACGATGCACCCTGAGTTGGGTGTCCACGATACCATGCGCCATGGTCTCCGGAGTATGCGGGACGAATCAGCTGCTGCGACCATGCACCCAATTCAGCACCGTTTGGAGCGCTGGGATGAGACTCAGCGCAACTGGAAGATGGCTATGTATCGAAACACTTTTGGGCTCGGAATGCCCATGCGCATGATGATGGAGCGCAAGAATGTAGCCTACACGCCACACATGCCTGCCAAGCACGTCAGCAATATACACTTGGACGTGCTGGATGGGCGCGACGAAGTGCTGGATCCCGTCGACTTTTTACCCTCGAATGTCACAGGAGAAAACCGCCTGGGAAGCGACATGCATTCAGCTATGGAGCAGAAATGGCGCGTCTAA
- a CDS encoding ATP-dependent RNA helicase DOB1 — protein sequence MGKRGTDRTPSTAVSPQEPDGAKKSRIDDAPAVVTDEFTAESVRQVPTAEDAQSTDHDSSSIQQSAATLKLSHSVRHQVAIPPGYDYVPLSKHVPRDPPSRSWPFELDPFQRTSVHCIERNESVLVSAHTSAGKTIVAEYAIAQALRDRQRVVYTSPIKALSNQKYREFAAEFGDVGLMTGDVTLNPSASCLVMTTEILRSMLYRGSELMREVAWVVFDEIHYMRDKERGVVWEETIILLPRKVHYVFLSATIPNAMQFAEWISQIHAQPCHVVYTDFRPTPLQHYLFPQGGNGIHLVVDEKGVFREDNFQRAMGALAEARGDDPASTDSGKGRKGQSKKGGANSSGTSDIYKIVKMIMLKKYNPVIVFAFSKRQCEALALQMTKLEFNTDEEKDMVSTVFKNATACLNEEDQNLPQIQHILPLLRRGIGIHHGGLLPILKEVIELLFQEGLLKVLFATETFSIGLNMPARTVVFTAVRKWDGNEFRNLSSGEFIQMSGRAGRRGLDDRGIVIMMFDEKLEPSAAKVMVKGEADRLNSAFHLGYNMILNLMRVEGISPELMLQRCFFQFQQAASVPMLEDKLAAAKQNHDAITVPDEDEVAAYYTMKKTLAQLDADRREVMRHPSYALPFLQAGRLIKVQHDDTDYGWGVVVSYQKRMPPRGQEFDPRAPAHSLYVVDTLLHCASGTVVPKQREFAPSFSGIEPASSSSGEWISVPILLSHVQEFSGIRVFLPKDVRLRDARAQVGKNLQEVHRRFPSGLPRLDAVKDMKIDDMSFKQLLGKMEILQTRMEQAPIAQDQTSFQPKYDLYAKKRESADLVQTLESQISTAHNVLQLDELKCRKRVLRRLGFTSSEDIVEKKGRVACEISTGDELLLTELIFTGTFNDMEPEHCAALLSCFVFGERSEHPVRLKEELAAPLRILQDTARRIAKVSVECRLPVVEQDYVQSFKVELMDAVLQWCQGARFVDICKMTDVFEGSIIRAFRRLQELLRQMSQAAKAIGDEELSSKFEQSLAKLERPNSIIFSPSLYL from the exons ATGGGCAAGCGAGGCACGGATCGCACGCCCTCGACAGCGGTGTCGCCGCAAGAACCGGATGGTGCAAAAAAGTCTCGTATAGATGATGCACCAGCTGTCGTGACAGACGAGTTCACAGCCGAGTCTGTGCGACAAGTGCCGACAGCCGAAGACGCACAGTCTACCGACCATGACTCGTCGTCCATCCAGCAATCGGCGGCGACGCTGAAGCTGTCGCACTCGGTGCGCCACCAGGTGGCTATTCCACCTGGCTATGACTACGTGCCTTTATCCAAGCATGTTCCGCGTGATCCACCCTCTCGCTCGTGGCCTTTTGAGCTGGATCCGTTCCAGCGAACGTCAGTCCACTGCATTGAGCGTAACGAGAGCGTCCTTGTATCAGCTCATACCTCCGCAGGTAAGACAATTGTGGCAGAATATGCCATTGCCCAAGCTCTACGTGATCGCCAGCGTGTCGTGTACACATCGCCCATCAAGGCCCTGTCCAACCAAAAGTACCGTGAATTTGCGGCTGAGTTTGGTGACGTCGGCTTAATGACCGGCGATGTCACTCTCAATCCTAGTGCTTCTTGTCTTGTCATGACGACTGAAATTCTTCGGTCCATGCTGTATCGTGGATCTGAGCTCATGCGTGAAGTCGCTTGGGTCGTGTTTGATGAAATTCACTACATGCGCGATAAGGAGCGTGGTGTTGTATGGGAAGAGACCATCATTCTTTTGCCTAGAAAAGTGCATTATGTCTTCCTATCAGCCACCATTCCAAATGCTATGCAGTTTGCCGAGTGGATCTCCCAAATCCATGCTCAGCCATGCCATGTTGTGTACACAGATTTTCGCCCCACACCATTGCAACATTACCTATTTCCTCAGGGCGGCAACGGCATTCACCTTGTGGTGGATGAAAAGGGTGTGTTCCGTGAAGACAATTTCCAGCGAGCTATGGGTGCCCTGGCGGAGGCTCGCGGCGATGATCCGGCGAGTACCGACTCAGGCAAGGGTCGAAAGGGCCAGTCGAAGAAAGGAGGTGCCAACTCTTCGGGTACATCCGACATTTACAAGATTGTCAAAATGATCATGCTGAAAAAATACAATCCCGTCATTGTATTTGCATTTAGCAAGCGGCAATGCGAGGCTCTTGCGCTGCAGATGACCAAACTAGAATTCAATACGGACGAGGAAAAGGATATGGTCTCCACTGTTTTCAAGAACGCCACGGCATGTCTGAATGAAGAGGACCAGAACCTGCCGCAAATTCAGCACATTCTTCCTCTTCTCCGGCGCGGTATCGGTATCCATCACGGAGGACTCCTTCCCATTCTTAAGGAAGTGATCGAGTTGCTGTTTCAGGAGGGTCTTCTTAAAGTTCTGTTTGCTACAGAGACATTCAGTATTGGTCTCAATATGCCAGCGCGCACCGTCGTATTCACGGCTGTGCGCAAATGGGATGGTAATGAATTCAGAAACTTGTCATCGGGTGAGTTTATTCAGATGAGTGGTCGTGCTGGTCGTCGCGGTTTGGATGACCGTGGTATTGTCATTATGATGTTTGACGAAAAGCTTGAACCCAGCGCTGCCAAGGTCATGGTCAAGGGCGAGGCTGATCGACTGAACAGCGCTTTTCATCTCGGCTACAACATGATTTTGAATCTGATGCGGGTAGAAGGAATTTCCCCCGAGCTTATGTTGCAGCGCTGCTTTTTCCAGTTCCAACAGGCTGCGTCCGTTCCAATGCTCGAGGACAAGCTTGCTGCGGCCAAGCAGAATCACGATGCCATCACTGTCCCGGATGAGGATGAAGTCGCTGCGTACTATACCATGAAAAAGACgcttgcgcagcttgaTGCTGACCGTCGCGAAGTGATGCGGCACCCTAGCTATGCTCTACCATTTCTCCAAGCAGGCCGCCTTATCAAGGTGCAGCACGATGACACCGATTACGGCTGGGGCGTTGTCGTGTCCTATCAAaagcgcatgccgccgcgtgGCCAGGAATTTGATCCTCGTGCACCGGCGCATAGTCTCTACGTCGTGGATACCTTGCTTCATTGTGCAAGTGGCACGGTCGTACccaagcagcgcgagtTTGCGCCTTCCTTCTCGGGCATTGAGCCTGCGTCCAGCAGTAGCGGTGAATGGATCAGTGTGCCTATTTTGCTTTCGCATGTCCAAGAATTCAGTGGGATTCGCGTGTTTTTGCCCAAAGACGTGCGCTTGCgcgatgctcgagctcagGTGGGCAAAAACTTGCAAGAAGTACATCGCCGCTTCCCATCCGGtctgccgcgcctcgatgcaGTCAAGGACATGAAGATCGATGATATGTCCTTCAAGCAGCTGTTGGGTAAGATGGAAATTTTACAGACGAGGATGGAGCAGGCCCCTATTGCCCAAGACCAAACGTCATTCCAGCCCAAGTATGATTTGTATGCCAAGAAACGCGAGAGTGCCGATCTGgtgcagacgctcgagtcACAAATTTCCACGGCTCAcaatgtgctgcagctcgatgaGCTCAAGTGCCGCAAACGCGTTCTTCGCCGACTCGGCTTCACCTCATCCGAAGACATCGTCGAAAAGAAAGGCCGCGTGGCATGTGAAATTTCCACAGGCGATGAATTGCTCCTCACGGAACTCATTTTTACCGGCACGTTTAACGACATGGAGCCAGAGCATTGCGCAGCGCTTCTCTCATGTTTCGTTTTCGGTGAGCGTAGTGAACACCCGGTGCGATTGAAAGAAGAGCTtgcagcgcctcttcgTATACTTCAAGACACCGCTCGGCGGATCGCCAAAGTGAGCGTCGAATGCCGCCTTCCTGTGGTGGAGCAAGACTATGTCCAGAGCTTCAAAGTGGAGTTGATGGATGCCGTCCTACAATGGTGTCAGGGCGCGCGCTTTGTCGACATCTGCAAGATGACAGACGTGTTCGAAGGTTCTATTATTCGTGCGTTCCGTCGGCTTCAGGAACTACTACGCCAAATGTCGCAGGCAGCCAAAGCTATCGGTGACGAGGAACTGTCGAGTAAATTTGAGCAATCACTTGCCAAGCTAGAGCGTCCCAACTCGATCATCTTCAGCCC CTCACTCTACCTTTGA